A single Ziziphus jujuba cultivar Dongzao chromosome 11, ASM3175591v1 DNA region contains:
- the LOC112488967 gene encoding cytochrome P450 76A2-like, whose product MQMERWWDFLVSFILLSPLVILLLHRRRKTSGNGRLPPGPPGWPILGNLFDLGSEPHKTLAQLRHKYGQVIWLRLGVRNTMVILSAKSAAEFFKNHDLSFAERTVTENSRVHDYHKSSLALAPYGTFWRVLRRLMTVEMLVTKRINDSASVRRKCVDDMLFWIEDEASKLRESEGVHVARFVFLMTFNLLGNLMLSKDLLDPKSNKGSEFFKAMTSLMEWNGHANLADFFPCLRRLDPQGLRKNMERDLGKALEIASKFIEERINERESRKEKRKDFLEVLLEFEGNGKDEPDRISGRDLNIFVLEIFLAGSETTSSAVEWALTELLCNPESMNKAKAELAQVVRPDRKVEESDIENLPYLQAVVKETLRLHPTIPFLIPRKAMRDTNFMGYFIPKNTQVFVNACAIGRDPDVWVDPLCFKPERFLDSKIDYKGQHFELIPFGAGRRMCAGVPLAHRILHLVLGSLLHHFDWELDGSVTPETMDMKDILGITSRKLKPLHAVPRKCT is encoded by the coding sequence ATGCAAATGGAGAGATGGTGggattttcttgtttctttcatcCTACTTTCGCCACTCGTTATCCTCCTCCTGCATCGCCGCCGCAAAACCTCCGGCAATGGCCGTCTTCCTCCAGGGCCTCCGGGATGGCCAATACTCGGCAACTTGTTCGATCTAGGATCAGAACCACATAAAACTCTGGCCCAACTAAGACACAAGTACGGTCAAGTTATATGGTTAAGACTCGGTGTCCGAAACACCATGGTCATCCTCTCGGCGAAATCCGCAGCCGAATTCTTCAAGAACCACGACCTCTCATTTGCTGAACGCACAGTCACCGAAAACAGCCGAGTCCACGACTACCACAAGAGCTCCTTGGCACTAGCCCCTTACGGCACGTTTTGGCGAGTCTTGAGGCGGCTGATGACTGTGGAAATGCTGGTGACAAAGCGCATCAATGACTCGGCGTCGGTTCGCCGGAAGTGCGTGGACGACATGTTGTTTTGGATCGAAGATGAAGCGAGTAAGCTTAGAGAAAGTGAAGGGGTTCATGTGGCTCGCTTTGTGTTTCTCATGACGTTCAATCTTCTTGGAAACCTCATGCTTTCCAAGGATTTGTTGGATCCCAAATCGAATAAAGGATCCGAATTTTTCAAGGCGATGACGAGCCTCATGGAGTGGAATGGACATGCGAACCTTGCCGATTTCTTTCCTTGTTTGCGGAGGTTGGATCCTCAGGGACTGAGGAAAAATATGGAGAGAGATCTCGGTAAAGCCCTCGAAATTGCCTCCAAGTTTATCGAGGAGCGGATAAACGAGCGGGAATCGCgtaaggaaaagagaaaagattTCCTCGAAGTGTTGCTTGAGTTCGAAGGGAATGGAAAAGATGAGCCCGACAGAATTTCGGGTCGGGATCTCAACATTTTCGTGCTCGAAATCTTTTTGGCCGGTTCTGAAACAACCAGCAGCGCTGTGGAATGGGCATTGACCGAACTTCTATGCAACCCGGAATCGATGAACAAGGCCAAGGCCGAACTAGCCCAAGTTGTGCGCCCAGACAGAAAGGTTGAGGAGAGCGACATTGAAAATCTGCCTTACTTGCAGGCTGTAGTTAAAGAAACACTGCGATTGCATCCTACAATTCCATTTCTAATTCCTCGGAAAGCAATGCGAGACACCAATTTCATGGGCTACTTTATACCCAAAAACACACAGGTTTTTGTGAATGCATGTGCAATTGGTAGAGACCCGGATGTGTGGGTCGACCCGCTGTGTTTCAAGCCCGAGAGGTTCTTAGACTCAAAGATCGATTACAAGGGACAACATTTTGAACTGATTCCATTTGGAGCTGGTAGAAGAATGTGTGCTGGTGTGCCACTCGCTCATCGAATTCTTCACCTTGTTTTGGGGTCTTTGCTTCACCATTTTGATTGGGAGCTCGATGGGAGTGTGACTCCAGAAACTATGGATATGAAGGACATCTTGGGGATTACATCCAGAAAGCTTAAGCCACTACATGCAGTGCCTAGAAAGTGCACATAG
- the LOC107432032 gene encoding iridoid oxidase encodes MQKMEYYEVAGLTIAILLWVARVIVTERRRRRLEAVGQLPPGPRWWPVVGNIFQLGWAPHESFAKLAQKHGPIMTLWLGSMSTVVISSNEVARDMFKNHDVVLAGRKIYEAMKGDHGNEGSLITAQYGPHWRMLRRLCTTEFFVTSRLDAMRGVRSRCIDRMVQFVEHASSSASNTTNTAIDVGRYFFLMAFNLIGNLMFSKDLLDPKSERGAKFFYHANKVMELAGKPNVADFLPVLRWLDPQGIRRTTQFHVDRAFEIAGEFIKDRMESMEEVTTLEHQDKRKDFLDVLLEFRGNGVEEPSSFSSRTINVIVFEMFTAGTDTTTSTLEWAMAELLHNPITLRKAQDELRRTLGPDNKLDEKDIENLPYLKAVIKETLRLHPPLPFLVPHMAMDSCKFQGYYIPKETQVLVNVWAIGRDPKTWEDPLKFKPERFLEPNNLDYKGHHFEFIPFGSGRRICPAVPLVSRVLPVALGSLLHSFDWVLADGIKPEEMDMTERMGITLRKAVPLKVIPIPYKKGHLGD; translated from the exons atgcaaaaaatggaATACTACGAGGTTGCGGGATTAACAATAGCGATCCTACTATGGGTTGCAAGGGTAATTGTGACGGAACGTCGACGCCGTCGATTGGAGGCGGTTGGACAGCTTCCACCAGGGCCGAGATGGTGGCCAGTGGTCGGCAACATTTTTCAACTGGGTTGGGCACCGCACGAGTCGTTTGCCAAATTGGCCCAAAAGCACGGTCCGATAATGACACTTTGGCTAGGCTCTATGAGCACCGTGGTCATCTCCTCCAACGAAGTGGCTCGTGACATGTTCAAGAACCACGATGTGGTGCTGGCTGGTAGAAAAATCTACGAAGCCATGAAAGGTGACCATGGCAACGAGGGTTCTCTCATCACGGCTCAGTATGGACCCCACTGGAGGATGTTAAGGCGACTCTGCACCACCGAGTTCTTCGTCACGAGTCGTCTCGATGCCATGCGAGGTGTGCGCAGTAGGTGCATAGATCGAATGGTGCAGTTCGTAGAGCATGCTAGTAGTAGTGCAAGCAATACTACTAACACTGCCATCGATGTTGGGAGGTATTTTTTCTTGATGGCTTTTAATCTGATTGGGAACCTCATGTTTTCAAAGGATCTTTTGGATCCCAAATCGGAGAGAGGGGCCAAATTCTTTTACCATGCAAATAAAGTCATGGAGTTGGCTGGGAAGCCGAACGTTGCGGATTTCTTGCCGGTTCTACGGTGGCTTGACCCGCAGGGCATTAGGAGGACCACCCAGTTTCATGTTGATCGAGCTTTCGAGATTGCCGGAGAGTTCATCAAAGATAGGATGGAAAGCATGGAGGAAGTAACAACACTAGAACACCAAGATAAGAGAAAGGACTTCTTGGACGTGCTCTTGGAATTCCGTGGCAACGGTGTGGAGgagccttcttctttttcttcaagaACCATCAATGTTATCGTCTTT GAGATGTTCACTGCGGGAACAGACACAACTACAAGCACGCTGGAGTGGGCAATGGCTGAGCTTCTTCACAACCCAATAACACTGAGAAAAGCTCAGGATGAACTGAGGAGAACCTTAGGTCCTGACAATAAGCTGGATGAGAAAGACATAGAGAACCTCCCGTACCTCAAAGCGGTCATCAAAGAGACTCTGAGACTTCACCCTCCTCTTCCTTTCTTAGTCCCACACATGGCCATGGACTCTTGCAAGTTCCAAGGCTACTATATTCCAAAAGAAACTCAAGTTCTCGTGAATGTTTGGGCAATTGGGAGAGATCCAAAGACATGGGAAGACCCTTTAAAGTTCAAGCCAGAGAGGTTCTTAGAGCCTAACAACTTGGATTATAAAGGACACCATTTTGAGTTTATTCCATTTGGTTCCGGCCGACGAATTTGTCCGGCAGTCCCGCTTGTTTCTCGGGTGCTTCCAGTGGCTTTAGGGTCGCTTCTACACTCTTTTGATTGGGTTTTGGCAGACGGGATTAAGCCGGAGGAGATGGATATGACTGAAAGGATGGGCATAACGCTAAGAAAAGCTGTTCCTTTGAAGGTTATACCAATACCCTACAAAAAGGGCCACCTTGGAGACTAA